One region of Catenulispora sp. EB89 genomic DNA includes:
- a CDS encoding class I adenylate-forming enzyme family protein: MSDENTAAAPSPIAPMAVREQFMTEPDLGAGNFLDYALAANPNRDVPFAFSHSTDHRGRVVLRGHSLTDLAALRDRYAKWYHANGVRPGDPVGIVVPEGLEPIIHFLALSALGAIPAMINDAMRPDIMVRYLDHVGVVGVVAFDTTGLAAAYRKDPQRRPGFLALAAEVQAFDAGPAALPDQYPYQHEHDDVVALIHSSGTTGTPKSTILAHRQFWDGKQPRMTRFPAEPYDKLMSLMPHTHAGGLSYFLTATLLGLPTVVMGSWTREGVEPVMEAFQPTMIASFPRTFVELATGELPVKGAAKVHSWFNTGDSAHYGHIRRLITLGERPAGLIKPWLLPAEAAAEGALPGSQYVDGLGSSEMGMANFGQVWTPEVPRNDRCVGKKLETVTRAAVLDLDGEEVPDGTVGLLAIQSPSLTPGYWNNDALTRSFLLNGYWLTGDVARKDAEGNFYHLDRTVDVIDTVSGPAYTLPIEEILLADCDELVQDCSVFGVPAPSGHGQVPAAMVRLQAGAADVTEETLLETANKALAGAGLTELAAVRIARDPRDYPLGPTGKVLKRELRTRFATLFSAQPSR; encoded by the coding sequence ATGAGCGACGAAAACACCGCCGCAGCGCCGAGCCCCATCGCCCCGATGGCGGTTCGCGAGCAGTTCATGACCGAGCCCGATCTGGGCGCCGGCAACTTCCTGGACTACGCCCTGGCGGCGAACCCGAACCGCGACGTGCCGTTCGCCTTCAGCCACAGCACCGACCACCGCGGCCGGGTGGTCCTGCGCGGCCACAGCCTCACCGACCTGGCGGCGCTGCGCGACCGCTACGCCAAGTGGTACCACGCCAACGGCGTGCGTCCCGGCGACCCGGTCGGCATCGTCGTGCCGGAGGGCCTGGAGCCGATCATCCACTTCCTGGCGCTGTCCGCGCTCGGCGCCATCCCGGCGATGATCAACGACGCGATGCGCCCGGACATCATGGTCCGCTACCTGGACCACGTCGGCGTGGTCGGCGTCGTGGCCTTCGACACCACCGGCCTGGCCGCCGCCTACCGCAAGGACCCGCAGCGCCGGCCGGGGTTCCTGGCACTGGCCGCAGAGGTCCAGGCTTTCGACGCCGGGCCCGCCGCGCTGCCGGACCAGTATCCGTACCAGCACGAGCACGACGACGTCGTGGCCCTGATCCACTCCTCGGGCACCACCGGCACACCGAAGTCGACGATCCTGGCGCACCGCCAGTTCTGGGACGGCAAGCAGCCCCGGATGACCCGCTTCCCGGCCGAGCCCTACGACAAGCTCATGTCGCTGATGCCGCACACCCACGCCGGCGGCCTGAGCTACTTCCTCACCGCGACCCTGCTCGGCCTGCCCACCGTCGTGATGGGCAGCTGGACCCGCGAGGGCGTCGAGCCGGTGATGGAGGCCTTCCAACCCACGATGATCGCCTCCTTCCCGCGCACGTTCGTCGAGCTGGCCACCGGCGAGCTGCCGGTGAAGGGCGCGGCGAAAGTGCACTCCTGGTTCAACACCGGCGACAGCGCGCACTACGGGCACATCAGGAGGCTGATCACGCTCGGCGAGCGCCCGGCCGGCCTGATCAAGCCCTGGCTGCTACCCGCGGAGGCGGCCGCCGAGGGGGCGCTGCCCGGCTCGCAGTACGTCGACGGCCTCGGCTCCTCCGAAATGGGCATGGCGAACTTCGGCCAGGTCTGGACCCCGGAGGTGCCGCGCAACGACCGCTGCGTCGGCAAGAAGCTGGAGACCGTGACCCGGGCGGCGGTGCTGGACCTCGACGGCGAGGAGGTGCCGGACGGGACGGTCGGGCTGCTCGCCATCCAGTCGCCGTCGCTGACCCCGGGCTACTGGAACAACGACGCCCTGACAAGGTCGTTCCTGCTCAACGGGTACTGGCTCACCGGCGACGTCGCCCGCAAGGACGCCGAGGGCAACTTCTACCACCTCGACCGCACGGTCGACGTCATCGACACCGTCTCAGGACCGGCATACACCCTCCCGATCGAGGAGATCCTGCTGGCCGACTGCGACGAGCTGGTCCAGGACTGCTCGGTGTTCGGCGTGCCGGCCCCGTCGGGCCACGGCCAGGTCCCGGCCGCGATGGTCCGGCTCCAGGCCGGCGCCGCGGACGTGACCGAGGAGACGTTGCTGGAGACCGCGAACAAGGCGCTCGCCGGGGCGGGGCTGACGGAACTCGCCGCGGTGCGCATCGCGCGCGACCCGCGGGACTACCCGCTCGGCCCCACCGGCAAGGTGCTCAAGCGGGAGCTGCGAACCCGGTTCGCCACCCTGTTCAGCGCACAGCCTTCCCGATGA
- a CDS encoding flavin monoamine oxidase family protein, whose amino-acid sequence MRVLIIGAGLAGLTAARRLADAGVDVTVLEARDRVGGRTHGIEVAPGAWVDAGAAYLGDRHTELNGLLAALDLKTCPTGMVGDSRFELGTTETRPGRFPPLNAVALGELFDLLSDLTAQIRPDAPWLTPDAAELDGTTVAQWVDRNLRHPDARRFFPLFLGEMMAADPADISVLHMAFYLRSGGGLRYLNAFEGGAQQDRVDGGAHQLCERMAVDLDVRYGEPVHRIHADDTGVTVSSSGGEHHADAVIVAVPPVLADAIDFEPALTAPRATAHTAPGCAVKVHLVYPAPIWREHGLSGWSVNANGPLLSTVDDSPSDSPVGVLTGFVTGAEAHRYAALPMSEQRESAVAQAARLFPFLPEPIGFHLTDWVTEPYSRGCYAALFGPGDWMSLGPTLTVPHGRIHWAGTETSTEFFGLMEGAIRSGHRAATEILSHTPETPSRRSR is encoded by the coding sequence ATGAGGGTCCTGATCATCGGTGCGGGGCTCGCCGGCCTGACCGCCGCCCGACGCCTGGCCGACGCCGGAGTCGACGTCACCGTGCTGGAGGCGCGCGACCGGGTCGGCGGACGCACTCACGGCATCGAGGTCGCGCCGGGCGCGTGGGTCGACGCCGGCGCGGCGTATCTCGGCGACCGCCACACGGAGCTGAACGGGTTGCTCGCCGCGCTGGACCTGAAGACCTGCCCCACCGGGATGGTCGGGGACAGCCGGTTCGAGCTCGGCACCACGGAGACAAGGCCGGGCCGCTTCCCGCCTTTGAACGCGGTCGCGCTCGGCGAGCTCTTCGACCTGCTGTCCGACCTCACCGCACAGATCCGGCCCGACGCACCCTGGCTCACCCCGGACGCCGCCGAGCTCGACGGGACAACCGTGGCGCAGTGGGTCGACAGGAATCTGCGACACCCGGACGCCCGGCGTTTCTTCCCGCTGTTCCTCGGCGAGATGATGGCCGCGGATCCCGCCGATATCAGCGTTCTGCACATGGCCTTCTACCTGCGCTCCGGCGGCGGTCTCCGCTATCTCAACGCGTTCGAGGGCGGCGCTCAGCAGGACCGCGTCGATGGCGGCGCACACCAGTTGTGCGAGCGCATGGCCGTCGATCTCGACGTCCGGTATGGCGAACCCGTCCACCGGATCCACGCTGACGACACCGGCGTCACGGTTTCCAGCTCCGGCGGCGAACACCATGCCGATGCCGTCATCGTCGCCGTCCCTCCGGTCCTCGCCGACGCGATCGACTTCGAGCCCGCCCTGACCGCCCCGCGTGCCACCGCGCACACCGCGCCGGGCTGCGCGGTGAAGGTGCACCTCGTCTACCCCGCGCCGATCTGGCGCGAGCACGGACTGTCCGGCTGGTCGGTCAACGCGAACGGCCCGCTGCTGTCCACCGTGGACGACTCGCCGTCCGACTCCCCCGTCGGCGTCCTGACCGGCTTCGTCACCGGCGCCGAAGCGCATCGCTATGCCGCGCTTCCGATGTCGGAACAGCGGGAATCCGCCGTCGCACAGGCGGCGCGCCTGTTCCCGTTCCTGCCCGAGCCCATCGGCTTCCACCTCACCGACTGGGTCACCGAGCCCTACAGCCGCGGCTGCTACGCCGCCCTGTTCGGACCCGGCGACTGGATGTCTCTCGGCCCCACCCTCACCGTTCCCCACGGCCGCATCCACTGGGCCGGCACCGAGACCAGCACCGAGTTCTTCGGCCTGATGGAGGGCGCGATCCGCTCCGGCCATCGGGCTGCCACCGAAATCCTTTCCCACACACCGGAAACGCCCTCCAGGAGGTCGCGATGA
- a CDS encoding acyl carrier protein, which translates to MTVDDTLEIFRRVLETPDVTPDSDFFDLGGDSLLGTRVLSAVARATGVELTFDDFLLAATPGALAKRVAESAERV; encoded by the coding sequence ATGACCGTCGACGACACGCTTGAGATCTTCCGGCGAGTGTTGGAGACCCCGGACGTGACCCCGGACAGCGACTTCTTCGACCTCGGCGGCGACTCCCTGCTCGGCACCCGCGTGCTGAGCGCGGTGGCGCGCGCCACCGGTGTCGAGCTGACGTTCGACGACTTCCTGCTCGCCGCCACGCCCGGTGCGCTGGCCAAGCGCGTCGCCGAGAGCGCGGAGCGGGTATGA
- a CDS encoding amino acid adenylation domain-containing protein, translating to MKAFGDAVRAHPDRPAIVHNGDSLSYADLNALVHAKAQALGSDPGVVGVPTTRSPDTVIGLLGVFAAGGAYMPIDPSFPAERVEAMYAAAQGQPVAGPAYVLFTSGSTGEPKPVLTPGKAVGVTVAALVELFELTPDDRVLQFASLNWDTCFEEILPTLTVGAALVFDDEAHTGSFRRFLRMVDERRISVLDLPTAFWHELVRHLVEDDASLPDCLRLVVIGGEAAAPARLADWHRLDTEAVRLLNTYGCTETTMITHAVDLDASMTERVPIGRALPHVRELIEDTGELLVGGPALASGYLGRPEATAERFVERADGRWFRTGDRVSRRDDGVVFHEGRIDHQVKIRGVRVDPGEVEAHLARHPAVAAAAVTGVTLAGRTALVGYVAAPDSGLEGTADLLGWLRQRVPAHLVPSRITFVPELVHTASGKVDRAGTHRRYAPKENPR from the coding sequence ATGAAGGCTTTCGGCGATGCGGTGCGTGCGCATCCGGACCGGCCGGCGATCGTGCACAACGGCGATTCGCTCAGCTACGCGGATCTCAATGCGCTGGTCCACGCGAAGGCGCAGGCCCTGGGATCCGATCCCGGCGTGGTCGGCGTCCCGACGACGCGCTCGCCGGACACGGTGATCGGCCTGCTCGGCGTGTTCGCGGCGGGCGGTGCGTATATGCCGATCGATCCGTCGTTCCCTGCGGAACGCGTCGAGGCCATGTACGCGGCGGCTCAGGGCCAGCCGGTGGCCGGTCCGGCCTATGTGCTGTTCACCTCCGGGTCGACCGGCGAACCGAAGCCGGTGCTGACTCCCGGTAAGGCGGTCGGCGTCACAGTCGCCGCGCTCGTCGAGTTGTTCGAGCTGACGCCGGACGACCGCGTCCTGCAGTTCGCGTCTTTGAACTGGGACACCTGCTTCGAGGAGATCCTGCCGACGCTCACCGTCGGCGCGGCGCTCGTCTTCGACGACGAGGCGCACACCGGTTCGTTCCGCCGCTTCCTGCGGATGGTGGACGAGCGGCGAATCAGTGTCCTGGATCTGCCGACCGCGTTCTGGCACGAGCTGGTCCGGCATCTGGTCGAGGACGATGCTTCACTGCCGGACTGTCTGCGGCTGGTGGTGATCGGCGGCGAGGCCGCGGCGCCGGCCCGGCTGGCCGACTGGCACCGGCTGGACACCGAGGCGGTCCGGCTGCTCAACACGTACGGCTGCACCGAGACCACGATGATCACGCATGCCGTGGACCTCGACGCGTCGATGACCGAGCGGGTGCCGATCGGCCGGGCGCTGCCTCATGTCAGGGAGCTGATCGAGGACACCGGCGAACTGCTCGTAGGTGGTCCCGCGCTGGCTTCCGGCTACCTCGGTCGCCCCGAGGCCACCGCCGAACGCTTCGTCGAGCGCGCGGACGGCCGCTGGTTCCGCACCGGCGACCGCGTCAGCCGGCGCGACGACGGCGTGGTCTTCCACGAGGGCCGCATCGACCACCAGGTGAAGATCCGCGGTGTGCGGGTCGATCCCGGCGAGGTCGAGGCGCACCTGGCGCGGCACCCTGCCGTGGCCGCCGCGGCGGTGACCGGTGTGACGCTCGCGGGCCGAACCGCCTTGGTGGGCTACGTCGCCGCGCCCGACTCAGGGCTCGAAGGCACCGCCGACCTGCTCGGCTGGCTGCGGCAGCGGGTGCCCGCGCACCTGGTCCCCAGCCGCATCACGTTCGTCCCCGAACTCGTGCACACCGCGAGCGGGAAAGTCGACCGGGCGGGCACGCACCGGCGCTACGCACCGAAGGAGAACCCGCGATGA
- a CDS encoding RimK family alpha-L-glutamate ligase, with protein MTASTLRRMCWVFPDRESTRGQAFWQPFFWDLYAEAAEALGMTWTRHSPDAVTVDATVRGAPRVYVDDQLVTPQDTLFITALYSLPYQSADIFNQYALYAVLEQCGFYLPFPAWTSMIGNDKLATVLYLDGSPIPPIPTIRVGSGRDIGKHLYEVVLPNVSFPAIVKPTGWCGGGGINLARDSEDLRGLASLAQGGDTTLVVQPYLGEGTVDYRVYVIGGKPYAMAKRTPEAGSLVANASRAGKTEMFATVPDELAEAAAYFAEKLPIPFFCVDFLHDGERYWFSELELDGVILPDGAADDDRSIQKDVARARFAAYRDAHAAWLEESGAAR; from the coding sequence ATGACCGCCTCCACGCTGCGCCGCATGTGCTGGGTGTTCCCGGACCGGGAGTCCACCCGGGGACAGGCCTTCTGGCAACCGTTCTTCTGGGACCTGTACGCGGAGGCCGCCGAAGCGCTGGGCATGACCTGGACCAGGCACTCTCCCGACGCGGTGACCGTGGACGCCACGGTCCGCGGCGCGCCCCGGGTCTACGTGGACGACCAGCTGGTGACCCCGCAGGACACGCTGTTCATCACGGCCCTGTACTCGCTGCCGTATCAGTCAGCTGACATCTTCAACCAGTACGCGCTCTACGCGGTGCTCGAGCAGTGCGGCTTCTACCTGCCGTTCCCGGCCTGGACCTCGATGATCGGCAACGACAAGCTGGCCACCGTCCTGTACCTGGACGGCTCCCCGATCCCGCCGATCCCGACCATCCGCGTCGGCTCCGGCCGGGACATCGGCAAGCACCTGTACGAGGTGGTCCTGCCGAACGTGAGCTTCCCGGCCATCGTCAAGCCGACCGGCTGGTGCGGCGGGGGCGGTATCAACCTGGCCCGCGACTCCGAGGATCTCAGGGGCCTGGCGAGCCTGGCCCAGGGCGGCGACACCACGCTGGTGGTCCAGCCCTACCTCGGCGAGGGCACCGTCGACTACCGGGTCTACGTCATCGGTGGCAAGCCGTACGCCATGGCCAAGCGGACCCCCGAGGCCGGCTCACTGGTGGCCAACGCCAGCCGGGCCGGGAAGACGGAGATGTTCGCCACCGTCCCGGACGAGCTCGCGGAGGCGGCGGCTTACTTCGCCGAGAAGCTCCCGATCCCCTTCTTCTGCGTCGACTTCCTGCACGACGGGGAGCGGTACTGGTTCTCCGAGCTGGAGCTGGACGGAGTCATCCTGCCCGACGGCGCGGCCGACGACGACCGCTCGATCCAAAAGGACGTCGCCCGCGCGCGGTTCGCCGCGTACCGCGACGCCCACGCCGCGTGGCTGGAAGAATCGGGGGCGGCGCGATGA
- a CDS encoding phenylacetate--CoA ligase family protein — MAQHSLDRLKTVPALAARYDGHDKILALDAIAAVPPLVKDDLNVALAHLEPKADVGATWLFQSGGSTGAPKVGYAPTGFYMAGVHAQWAPLDRDDVFVNAWGAGRMWGAHFLAAALADLCGCQVIAVGSVTADEYVDWLAFFAARKVTAIGGTPSVLRLWFANARAAGITLPALRKVLWLGEAWQPQLEADMAAVAPEARRWGMFGSTETWVVGTNTPDCPDDTFHVLPEQLVHVGDDELLDFTTLNPEMLNPVLRYQTGDAGEIVACPCGRPGGAMRVLGRRDSVVQVRGLGLHVDDIVAQAERQPGVSRAQVVITENHGRALSVEVLVLASADAGADADSTAASITGSSVDTEQLRKDLLASTFTLSTAFQHDPGNFRVTVTDALISNDRTGKTSNFVVREQA; from the coding sequence GTGGCCCAGCATTCGCTCGACCGGCTGAAGACGGTGCCCGCGCTGGCCGCGCGCTACGACGGCCACGACAAGATCCTCGCCCTCGACGCCATCGCCGCGGTTCCGCCGCTGGTCAAGGACGATCTCAACGTGGCCCTGGCGCATCTGGAGCCCAAGGCCGACGTCGGCGCCACCTGGCTGTTCCAGAGCGGCGGCAGCACCGGCGCGCCGAAGGTCGGCTACGCGCCGACCGGCTTCTACATGGCCGGAGTCCATGCCCAGTGGGCCCCGCTGGATCGCGACGACGTGTTCGTCAACGCCTGGGGCGCGGGCCGTATGTGGGGCGCGCACTTCCTCGCCGCGGCTCTGGCCGACCTGTGCGGTTGCCAGGTGATCGCGGTCGGTTCGGTGACCGCCGACGAGTACGTCGACTGGCTGGCGTTCTTCGCCGCGCGCAAGGTGACCGCGATCGGCGGCACGCCGAGCGTGCTGCGGCTGTGGTTCGCGAACGCGCGGGCCGCCGGCATCACGCTTCCGGCGCTGCGCAAGGTGCTGTGGCTCGGCGAGGCGTGGCAGCCGCAGCTGGAGGCGGACATGGCGGCGGTCGCGCCGGAAGCGCGACGTTGGGGCATGTTCGGCAGCACCGAGACCTGGGTCGTCGGGACGAACACCCCGGACTGCCCGGACGACACGTTCCATGTGCTGCCGGAGCAGCTGGTGCACGTCGGCGACGACGAACTGCTCGACTTCACGACGTTGAACCCTGAGATGCTGAATCCGGTACTGCGGTACCAGACCGGCGACGCGGGGGAGATCGTGGCGTGTCCGTGCGGGCGGCCGGGCGGCGCGATGCGGGTGTTGGGGCGCCGGGACAGCGTGGTGCAGGTGCGGGGTCTCGGGTTGCATGTCGACGACATCGTGGCGCAGGCCGAGCGGCAGCCCGGGGTGTCCCGCGCGCAGGTCGTGATCACCGAGAACCACGGCCGGGCGCTGAGCGTCGAGGTGCTGGTGCTCGCCAGTGCCGACGCCGGTGCTGATGCCGATTCCACCGCCGCATCCATCACCGGGTCTTCCGTCGACACCGAGCAGCTGCGTAAGGACCTGCTGGCCTCGACCTTCACCCTGAGCACCGCGTTCCAGCACGACCCGGGCAACTTCCGGGTAACCGTCACCGATGCCCTGATCAGCAACGACCGGACCGGCAAGACCTCGAACTTCGTGGTCCGGGAGCAGGCGTGA
- a CDS encoding MFS transporter, whose protein sequence is MSRRSPASLGRGFNLFWTGQTVSMAGDKVTVFVVPALMIFALHASALQVGIVSMAQYLGIPLVGPVAGVLVDRWDKRRTMLTCDLVRLAAVAVIPIAYWRHFLSTPLLFCCVAVVSGATIFFNIGYLVAVPAVVAEDDVVSAYSRLEGSGSVTDVAGPSIAAGLYSALGVGALFVDAASYLISAASFRFMQPWGTKTVTAGSIRQRLTLGFRLNWADPVLRRVVLAAVTLNAGGPVFVTVLPILAYRGLHLSTGAFGAAMSIAAVGALIGALVAPKIAARFGLGRTFAWSLLAHNLIGLGILAAPALPPTAVIAVTMAGYGFCMSCINVCSAPTRQSRMTAENQGVMHAAYRVFTWGVIPLAALVGGLGVSLLTGSLGVLDASRVMMAGGTLLAAFSFLSAIRIQPLLDAAEAERAVESGAELAGSAS, encoded by the coding sequence GTGAGCAGGCGGTCGCCGGCGAGTCTGGGGCGCGGGTTCAACCTGTTCTGGACCGGCCAGACGGTGAGCATGGCCGGCGACAAAGTCACGGTGTTCGTCGTGCCGGCCCTGATGATCTTCGCGCTGCACGCCAGTGCCCTGCAGGTCGGCATCGTCTCCATGGCGCAGTACCTGGGCATCCCGCTGGTCGGGCCGGTGGCCGGGGTGCTGGTCGACCGCTGGGACAAGCGTCGCACGATGCTGACGTGCGACCTGGTCCGACTGGCCGCGGTGGCGGTGATCCCGATCGCGTACTGGCGGCACTTCCTGTCGACGCCGCTGCTGTTCTGCTGCGTCGCGGTAGTGAGTGGCGCGACGATCTTCTTCAACATCGGCTACCTGGTGGCGGTGCCGGCCGTGGTCGCCGAGGACGACGTGGTCAGCGCCTACTCCCGGCTGGAGGGCAGCGGCTCGGTGACCGACGTGGCCGGGCCGTCGATCGCGGCCGGCCTCTACAGCGCCCTCGGCGTCGGCGCGCTGTTCGTCGACGCCGCCAGCTACCTGATCTCCGCCGCCTCCTTCCGCTTCATGCAGCCCTGGGGCACCAAGACGGTCACTGCCGGCTCGATCCGGCAGCGTCTGACGCTCGGCTTCCGGCTCAACTGGGCCGATCCGGTGCTGCGGCGCGTGGTCCTGGCGGCGGTGACGCTCAACGCCGGCGGCCCGGTCTTCGTCACGGTGCTGCCGATCCTCGCCTACCGCGGCCTGCACCTGTCGACCGGCGCCTTCGGCGCGGCGATGTCGATTGCTGCCGTCGGTGCGCTGATCGGCGCGCTCGTCGCGCCGAAGATCGCCGCACGCTTCGGCCTGGGTCGCACCTTCGCCTGGTCGCTGCTGGCGCACAACCTCATCGGGCTCGGGATTCTTGCCGCGCCGGCGTTGCCGCCCACTGCGGTGATCGCGGTGACCATGGCCGGCTACGGGTTCTGTATGTCGTGTATCAACGTGTGCAGCGCCCCGACGCGGCAGTCGCGGATGACGGCCGAGAATCAGGGCGTCATGCACGCCGCGTACCGGGTCTTCACCTGGGGCGTGATCCCATTGGCCGCGCTGGTCGGTGGTTTGGGTGTCAGCCTGCTGACCGGATCGCTCGGGGTGCTGGACGCCTCTCGGGTGATGATGGCCGGCGGCACCTTGCTAGCCGCTTTCTCGTTCCTGTCGGCGATCCGCATCCAGCCCTTGCTGGACGCCGCAGAGGCAGAACGCGCGGTTGAGTCCGGTGCCGAGCTGGCGGGAAGCGCCTCATGA
- a CDS encoding SDR family NAD(P)-dependent oxidoreductase yields MTDRTVLITGTSSGIGLATALACARDGFTTVATMRDLGRADALLSAARDAGVEVDLRQLDVTDPDSVQDCMTDVEAAYGRLDALVNNAGVASSDPTMEMSTMAALRATMEVNFFGVIAVSRLAMPLLRASRGRLVTVGSVHGVVGQPFNESYCAAKSAVEGFMEALAPVAAAHGVTVSLVVPGFVPDTSFGIFPDADRSTIQAASGVYASTFADYIGWISAQGWETAAQPSAEVAEVILRTLTEDDPAFRIPTSQWAQDYIAPKLADRNGSVIQSLARTWIGLQ; encoded by the coding sequence ATGACCGACCGAACGGTGCTGATCACCGGGACGTCCTCGGGCATCGGTTTGGCAACAGCCCTCGCCTGCGCACGTGACGGCTTCACGACCGTCGCCACCATGCGTGATCTGGGGCGGGCCGACGCGCTGTTGTCCGCCGCGCGGGACGCCGGGGTCGAGGTGGACCTCCGACAGCTCGACGTCACCGACCCTGATTCCGTCCAGGACTGCATGACCGACGTGGAAGCGGCCTACGGCCGGCTCGACGCCCTGGTCAACAACGCCGGGGTCGCCAGCTCCGATCCCACGATGGAGATGTCCACGATGGCCGCGCTGCGTGCCACCATGGAAGTGAACTTCTTCGGAGTGATCGCCGTCAGCCGCTTGGCCATGCCGCTGCTCCGGGCCTCGCGGGGCCGCCTGGTGACGGTTGGCAGCGTCCATGGCGTGGTCGGGCAGCCGTTCAACGAGTCCTACTGTGCGGCGAAGTCCGCCGTCGAGGGCTTCATGGAGGCTTTGGCGCCGGTTGCCGCGGCTCATGGCGTGACGGTCTCGCTTGTGGTGCCCGGTTTCGTGCCGGACACGTCCTTCGGCATCTTCCCCGACGCCGACCGCTCGACGATCCAGGCCGCCTCGGGCGTGTACGCGTCCACTTTCGCCGACTACATCGGCTGGATCTCGGCGCAGGGATGGGAAACCGCGGCTCAGCCGTCCGCCGAGGTGGCCGAGGTCATCCTCCGAACTCTGACCGAGGACGATCCCGCCTTCCGGATTCCCACCAGCCAGTGGGCCCAGGACTACATCGCCCCCAAGCTGGCCGACCGGAACGGCTCGGTCATCCAGTCGCTGGCCCGTACCTGGATCGGCCTTCAGTAG
- a CDS encoding phenylacetate--CoA ligase family protein, whose translation MPQKSLQELVDFARKHSPFYAEAYKDVPATISHITQLPVVDQAAFWAANRWPENTLLTGPLTDAGVYKTGGTTGAPKFSPWTRGEHADAVTAFGAGMVRAGLKPGHRVANLMASGELYSGMLFMEHGLHASPVENVRFPVGSATPDEAIAELIANFQIQVLVGEPMKLSAVAECVLKRGQDADSVELVLFAGDLMFDDLRPILARAFPKATVNSIGLASVDAGLVAAPVPGPDVRVHEEFANRTLVEIVDDETGEPITAAGTPGRLLVTNLFRTLMPIIRYPVGDRAEWADPDRRHFRLVGRSIEGARVGTIAMPTEDVRAALIAADPDHFMTGMQMIQRRWDGRDGLILRLGYTEQPPPDLTQRLLDAVHAARPDYPIYAADGVIHELAIEWVPRGELVTNPRTGKLRQVLDERPPA comes from the coding sequence ATGCCTCAGAAATCGTTGCAGGAACTGGTCGACTTCGCCCGGAAGCACTCGCCGTTCTACGCGGAGGCGTACAAGGACGTCCCGGCCACGATCTCGCACATCACCCAGCTCCCGGTCGTCGACCAGGCCGCCTTCTGGGCAGCGAACCGGTGGCCGGAGAACACTCTGCTGACCGGGCCACTCACCGACGCTGGCGTCTACAAGACCGGCGGGACCACCGGGGCTCCGAAGTTCTCGCCCTGGACGCGCGGCGAGCACGCCGACGCGGTGACGGCGTTCGGCGCCGGGATGGTGCGGGCCGGGCTGAAGCCGGGACACCGCGTGGCGAACCTGATGGCCTCCGGCGAGCTCTACAGCGGGATGCTGTTCATGGAGCACGGACTGCACGCCTCGCCGGTGGAGAACGTGCGCTTCCCGGTCGGCTCCGCCACGCCCGACGAGGCGATCGCCGAGCTGATCGCCAACTTCCAGATCCAGGTACTGGTCGGCGAGCCGATGAAGCTGAGCGCCGTCGCCGAGTGCGTGCTCAAGCGCGGCCAGGACGCCGACTCGGTGGAGCTGGTCCTGTTCGCCGGCGACCTGATGTTCGACGACCTCCGGCCGATCCTCGCGCGCGCCTTCCCGAAGGCGACAGTGAACTCGATCGGCCTGGCCTCCGTCGACGCCGGCCTGGTCGCCGCCCCGGTCCCAGGCCCCGACGTCCGCGTACACGAGGAGTTCGCAAACCGCACCCTGGTCGAGATCGTCGACGACGAGACCGGCGAACCCATCACCGCCGCAGGCACCCCAGGCCGCCTCCTGGTCACCAACCTCTTCAGAACCCTGATGCCCATCATCCGCTACCCGGTCGGCGACCGCGCCGAATGGGCCGACCCCGACCGCCGCCACTTCCGCCTCGTCGGCCGCTCCATCGAAGGCGCCCGCGTCGGCACAATAGCGATGCCAACCGAAGACGTCCGCGCAGCCCTGATAGCGGCCGACCCCGACCACTTCATGACCGGCATGCAAATGATCCAGCGCCGCTGGGACGGCCGCGACGGCCTGATCCTCCGCCTCGGCTACACCGAGCAACCCCCACCGGACCTGACCCAGCGCCTCCTCGACGCGGTCCACGCCGCCCGCCCCGACTACCCGATCTACGCAGCAGACGGCGTGATCCACGAACTCGCCATCGAGTGGGTCCCCCGGGGCGAGCTGGTCACGAACCCCCGGACCGGCAAGCTGCGCCAAGTGCTGGACGAGCGGCCTCCGGCGTGA